The Diaminobutyricimonas aerilata nucleotide sequence GACGGCATCACCCTGCGCATCGGCAAGTACGGGCCCTACCTCGAGGCGCCGAACCCGTCCGACCCCGAGACGCCGCGCCGGGTCAACATCCCGAGCGAGCTCGCGCCCGACGAGCTCACGACCGAGAAGGCCCGCGAACTCATCGAGGCGCCCGTGGTCGGCGACCGCGTGCTCGGCACCGATCCGGCCACCGGCAAGCAGATCGTCGCCAAAGACGGGCGCTTCGGACCGTACGTGACCGAGGTCGAACCCGAAGCCGAGGTCGACGAGAAGGCCAAGCCCGCGAAGAAGACCGCCGAGAAGCCGCGCACCGCGTCGCTGTTCAAGTCGATGGACCCGGCGACGATCGACCTCGAGACGGCGCTCAAGCTGCTCGACCTGCCGCGCGTTGTGGGCGCCGACCCCGAGAGCGGCGCCGAGATCACGGCGCAGAACGGCCGCTACGGCCCGTATCTGAAGAAGGGCACCGACACCCGGTCACTCACGAGCGAGGACCAGATCTTCGAGATCGACCTGCCCGGTGCCATCGAGCTGTTCGCCCAGCCCAAGTACGGCGGACGCACGGCATCGAGCGCGCTGAAGGAGTTCGACGCCGACCCGGTGAGCGGGAAGCCGATCAAGATCAAGGACGGCCGGTTCGGCCCCTATGTGACCGACGGCACGACCAACGCGACGATCCCGCGGGGCGAAGAGGTCGACGACGTCGACTTCGAGCGCGCCGTGCAGCTGCTCGCCGACAAGCGCGCGAAGGGCCCCGCGAAGAAGCCCGTGAAGCGCGCGGCGGCCAAGCGTCCCGCGGCGAAGAAGAAGTAGTGCGCGGCCTCTTCATCACCCTCGAGGGCGGCGACGGATCGGGCAAGTCGACCCAGTCGGCGCTGCTCACCCGATGGTTGCATGAACAGGGCCGCGAGGTCGTGCACTCCCGCGAACCCGGCGGCACCGACCTCGGGCTCGAGCTGCGCGAGATCGTGCTGCACCGGCGCGGCCACATCGCCCCGCGCGCCGAGGCGCTCCTCTACGCGGCCGACCGCGCCCACAACATCGCCACGACGGTGCGTCCGGCGATCGAAGCCGGGGCCATCGTGATCCAGGACCGCTACCTCGACTCCTCCGTCGCCTACCAGGGCGCCGGTCGCGTGCTCGATGCGACCGAGGTGCGCTCCCTCTCGCTGTGGGCGACCGAGGGCCTGCTGCCGGATCTCACCGTGCTGCTCGACCTCGACCCGACCGTGGGCCGCAGTCGGCTCGACGAGGCCCGCACCCGGTACGACCGGCTCGAATCCGAGCAGCAGGAGTTCCACGAGCGGGTGCGCGCCGGCTACCTCGAGCTGGCGGCGGCGGAGCCCGACCGGTTCCTCGTGCTGCCCGCGACCGATTCGATCGACGACATCGCGGCACGCATCCGCGACCGCGTCTCCGCACTGCTCTGACCTTGCTGAACAGACGCCGGCCCTGCTGAACAGACACCGGCGCTGCTGAACAGACACCGGCGCCGCTGAACAGACGCTGGGCCGGTCGGCCCCGGCACGTAGGGTGGACGCGTGGCGTTGTGGGATGACCTGACCGGCCAGGCGGAGGCGATCGAGGTGTTCCGCGCGGCCGCGGCCGTGGCCCCCGGATCCGGCTCGGCGATGGCGCACTCCTGGCTCATCACCGGCCCGCCGGGGTCGGGACGGTCGAACCTCGCCTACGCCTTCGCGACGGCCCTGCTCGGACACGGCGACGACGACACGGCGACAGCGACCCAGGTCACGGCGCGCAGTCATCCGGATCTCGCGGTGCTCAGCACCGAACGCGTCGTGATCACGATCGAGGAGGTGCGTCGACTCGTCGCGAGCTCGCAGTACTCGCCCTCGGTCGGCCGCTACCGCGTCATGGTGATCGAAGACGCCGACCGGATGAGCGAACGTACCTCGAACGTGCTGCTGAAGGCACTCGAGGAACCGCCGCCGCGCACCGTGTGGATCCTGTGCGCGCCGAGCGAGGCCGACCTCATCCCCACGATCCGCTCCCGCGTGCGCAGCGTGCGACTGCGCGTTCCGAGCGTCGCCGAGGTCGCCGCCCTCATCCGGCGCCGCGACGGCGTGGACGAGGCGACCGCCGAACGCGCCGCCCGCGAGGCGCAGTCGCACATCGGCATGGCGCACCGGCTCGCGACCAACGCCGACGCGCGGCAGCGGCGGGAGCGTACGCTGCAGCTCGCTCTGGGCATCCGGTCCGTCTCCGACGCGGTCAATGCCGCGTCGACGCTGCTCGAGGTCGCGACGGAGGACGCCCGCGCGATCACCGAGGAGCGGGACGCCGAGGAGCGCGCGAGCGCCCTGCACTCACTCGGCGTCGAGCCCGGCGGCACCGTGCCCGCCGCGCTGCGCAGCCAGCTCAAGAACCTCGAAGAGGACCAGAAGCGGCGCGCGACCCGCAGCCTGCGCGACGGGCTCGACCGCATCGCCGTCGACCTGCTGTCGTTGTACCGCGACGTGCTGCTGCTGCAGCTCGGCGTCGAATCCGAACTCGTCAACGCGAGCATCCGGCACGACCTCGAAGCGGCCGCCGCCGCCGCGACGCCCGCGGAGACGCTCGCGACCATGGACGCCATCCAGGAGGCGCGCGAGCGCATCGAGGTCAACGTCGCCCCCGCCCTGGCCCTCGAGGCGATGCTCATCAGCGCCGTGCGGCGCGGGGCGCGTCGATGAGGGCGCGGCTCGCCCTCGTCCTCGCCGTGCTCGTGCTCGCGGTCGGCGGATGCGCGGCGCTCGACCCCAACCCGCGGTCGGTGTCGACTCCCGCGCCCGCCGACGTGCCGGCCGAGCTCGAGCCGTTCTACACGCAAGTGCTCGAGTGGGAGCCCTGCGGCAGCGGATTCCAGTGCTCCAACGCCGAGGTGCCGCTCGATTGGGCGGACCCGGCCGGCGACCGCATCGACCTCGCGCTGTTGCGCCGTCCGGCGCAGAACGGCGACCCGCAGGGGTCGCTGCTCGTCAATCCGGGCGGCCCCGGCGCCTCGGGAGTCGACTTCGTGCGGGACAGCGCCGACTACGCCACCGGTCGCCCGTTGCAGGAGGCGTTCGACATCGTCGGGTTCGACCCGCGCGGGGTCGGCCGATCGACGCCCGTCGAGTGCGCCGACGAGCCGGAGGATCTCGACGAGTACCTCTTCGCCGTCCCGGATGCGGAGCCGGGCACGCCCGATTGGTACGCGGAGTCCGACGAGCTCTCCGCGGACTTCGGCGCCGATTGCGCCCGGTACACCGGTGACCTGCTCGCCCACGTCGACACCACGAGCGCCGCGCGGGATCTGGATGTGCTGCGTGCGGTGCTCGGCGACGAGAAACTCAACTACCTCGGCTACTCCTACGGCACCTCGCTCGGTGCCCGCTACCTCGAGCTGTTCCCGGAGCGCGCCGGGCGCCTCGTGCTCGACGGTGCGCTCGACCCGGCCGCGTCGCTCGTCGAGGTGACCGCGAGTCAGGCGGAGGGGTTCGAGGGGGCGCTGCGCGCCTGGCTCGAGACGTGCGTCGACGATCCGGAGTGCGTGTTCCACGGCGACTCCGTCGACGAAGCGGCCGAACGCATCCGGAGCCTTCTCGATCGGCTCGCGGCAAGCCCCTTACGGGCCGACGACGGACGCGAACTCGGCAACGTCACGATGTTCACCGCGATCATCCTGCCGCTCTACAACCGGGCGAACTGGCCCGCGCTGTCCGAGCTGTTCACCTCCGTGCTCGACGGTGACACCGGCACCGCGTTGGCCCTCGCCGACGAGTACTACGGGCGCGGAGAGGACGGCGTGTACCTCGACAACGCCGCCGAGGCGCAGCTCGCCGTGAACTGCCTCGACTTCCCGTCGACGATCGATCCGGTGCAGCGCGAGGCGGAGGCGCAGGCGATCCTCGCCCGCGCGCCCGTCTTCGGACGGGAGATGGCGTACGGCATGCTGTCGTGCGCCCGGTGGCCCGTCCCGCCGACGGGGGAACGCGCACCGTTGGACGCCCCGACGGCACCCGGGGTCATCGTCGTCGGCACCACGGGCGATCCGGCGACGCCGTACGCGTGGGCGCAGGCCCTCGCCGACCAGCTGCCCGAGGGCATCCTCGTCACCTTCGAGGGCGAAGGACACACCGCCTACAACAAGTCGAACGAGTGCGTCGACTCCGCCGTCGAGACGTTCCTCGTCGAGGGTGAGCTGCCGCGCGCGGACGTGACCTGCTGACGCCCTAGGCTCGCGACATGCCCTCCCTCCGACGTGGCCGACTGGCCCTCGCCGCGATGCTGCTGCTGGCGCTCTCCGGCTGTTCGCTCGTCGACACCCTCACCGGGGTGGACCGCTCGACGCCGACCGGTGAGCGGGTGGAGGCGCAGTACGAACGCTACTTCGAGCAGGTACTCGAATGGCGACCGTGCGGCGAGGGCGCCCAGTGCGCCACGGCGATCGCGCCGTTGGACTGGGATTCCCCGTCGGCGGACACCGACATCGAACTGGCCCTGAGCCGCCACAAGGCGACCGGCGGCTCCCCGCAGGGATCACTCTTCTTCAACCCGGGCGGCCCCGGCGCGAGCGGCGCCGACTACGTGCGCGACGCCCCCGCCCAGGTGGTGAGCGCCGACGTGCGCGCCGACTTCGACCTCATCGGCTGGGATCCCCGGGGCGTCGGCTCGTCGTCGTCGGTCACCTGCTACACCGACCCGCAGGACTTCGACGAGTTCCTCTTCGGTATCCCGGATGCGGAACGCGGCACCCCGGAGTTCGAGGCGGAGACCGAGGCGGCGGCGATCGACTTCGCGCAGGCGTGCGCCGAGAACAGCGGCCCCGTGCTCCAATTCGTCGACACCGTCAGCACGGTGCGCGACCTCGATCTGCTGCGGGCCCTCGTCGGCGACGAGCGGCTGAACTATCTCGGCTACTCGTACGGCACGGAGATCGGCGCCCGCTACGCCGACCGCTTCCCCGACAAGGTCGGGCGCCTGGTGCTCGACGGGGTGTCCGACCCATCCCAATCGCTCTTCGACGTGGTGCTCTCGCAGACGAAGGGTTTCGACCGGGCCCTGCGCGCCTATCTCGGGTCGTGCACGAGCGCGGACTGCCCGTTCACCGGTCGACCCGATGCCGACATCGCGTCGATCGCGGAGCTGTACGCGCGGCTCGACGCCCAGCCGCTGCCGAATGCGGACGGGCGGTTGCTCGACGCGGCGGTGCTCGACACCGCGATCGCGTCGGCCCTCTACGACGAGCAGTACTGGCCGATCCTCTCGACCGCCTTCAGCGAGGTGCTCGAGGGCGAGGCGTCGACCGCGTTCATGCTCGCCGACGCGTACTACGGTCGCGAGAACGGGCGCTACCTCGACCGCTTCTACGAGTCGTTCATCGCCATCAGCTGCCTGGACTACCCGGTCGAGCGGGATCCGGCGGTGCTCGCCGAACAGAACGCGCAGCTGCGTGCGATCACCCCGCTCGTGGTCGGGCTGTCGGACCGCCCGGATCCGCTCTGCGGCAACTGGCGCTTCCCGCCGCGTCCGGATGTGCGGCCGATGAGCGCGCCGGACGCGGCACCGATCCTCGTGGTGGGCACCGCCGGTGACCCGGCCACGCCGTACGAGTCCGCGGTGTCGGTGGCGGAACAGCTCGAAAGCGCCGTGCTCGTGAGCTACAACGGCACCGACCACATCGCGTACGACGAGGGCGACCCGTGTGTGAACTCCGTCGTGGACGCGTACCTGCTCGGCGGCGCGGTGCCCGACGGCGACCCGCGCTGCGGCTTCTGACCGGCCGACTGCAAAGTTGCATGGTGTGAAACAATTGATCCGTGAGTGAAGTGGGACTCCGCGAGCGCAAGCGCCTCGCCACGCGCCGAGCCATCCAGCACGCGGCCATCACCCTGACGGGCGAGCACGGCTTCGACGCCGTCACCGTCGACGACATCGCGCGCCGGGCCGACATCTCGCCCCGCACCTTCTTCAACTACTTCTCCTCCAAGGAGGACGCCTTCGTCGGCGAGACACCTTCGCTCCACGACCCCGACGCGGTCGAGGAGTTCGTCGCGGCACGCGGCGACATCGTCGACGACCTCGTGGCCCTCTTGCGCCGCTCCCTCGACGCGAGCGCCGAGGACCACGAGATCATGCACCTGCGCCGACCGGTCATGCGACGCCATCCGCAACTCTTCGCGCGCCGGATGGCCTCGATGTGGAAGTTCGAGGACGAGCTCGTGAGCGTGCTCGACCGCCGGCTCGCGGGCGAGCGACCGGACCTCGACGCGGGGGAGCGGGCGCGTCGGTCACGGCTCGTGATGCTCGTCGTGCTCGCGGCGGTGCGCCACGCGTGGGGCCTGTGGGCGGATGGCGACGGGCAGCCGTCGCTGCAGGAGCGGTTGACCGAATCCATCGTGGAGATCCGGGAACTGCTCGCCGAGGGCGCGACCCGCTCCTGATCGCGCGCCGGACGCATGCGAACGCATCGTCCGATGCGTGAATCGCTCACGGACCCTAATGTGGACACTGTGAGCACCGAAGTCCCCGTCGTCCCCGCGCGCTGGCGTCGCAACGTCTCGCTGTTCCTCGTCGGGCAGACCGTGTCGCTCTTCGGCTCGATGATCGTGCAGTACGCGGTGATGTGGTACGTCACCCTCGAGACCCGGTCGGGCCTCGCCGTGGCCCTCTACGCGCTCGCCGCGTTCGCGCCGCAGGGCATCGTGTCGATCTTCGGCGGCGTGCTCGCCGACCGCATGAACCGGCGCGTGCTCATCATGGTGGCAGACGGCGTGATCGCCGGGGTGACCCTCGTGCTCGCCCTGCTCATGATGAACGGCGTCACCGACCTCTGGATCATCCTGCTCGCCGTCGGCGTGCGCTCGGTCGGCGCCGGCGTGCAGACTCCCGCGGTGCAGGCGATCATCCCGCAGATCGCTCCGCCCGATCAGCTCATGCGCGTGAACGGCATCTTCCAGACCGTGCAGTCCGCGATGGCGTTGCTCGCGCCCGCCGCCGCGGCCGCCGTCTTCGCGGTGTGGGGTCTCGTGCCGGTGTTCTTCATCGACGTCGTCACCGCCGTGATCGGCATCGGCTTCCTCGCGCTCGTGACCGTGCCGACCCTCGCGGCGATCGAGGGCAAGACCAGTGGGTACTTCGCCGACCTCGTCGAGGGGTGGCGGTACATCGGACGGCACGCCATCGTGCGCTGGCTGCTCGTCGTCTTCGCGATCATCTTCCTGCTGACCGTGGCCCCGTCGTTCATCACGCCGCTCATGATCGTGCGCAACTTCGGCACCGAGGAGTGGATGCTCGCCGCCCTCGAGATCGCGTTCAGCGTCGGCATGCTGCTCGGCGGCGTGCTCGTCGCGACGGTGCTCGCGAAGGCGGGCCGGATGATGCTCATCGTCGTCTCGACCTTCGCCTTCGCGATCCTCACGGTCGC carries:
- the tmk gene encoding dTMP kinase, with product MRGLFITLEGGDGSGKSTQSALLTRWLHEQGREVVHSREPGGTDLGLELREIVLHRRGHIAPRAEALLYAADRAHNIATTVRPAIEAGAIVIQDRYLDSSVAYQGAGRVLDATEVRSLSLWATEGLLPDLTVLLDLDPTVGRSRLDEARTRYDRLESEQQEFHERVRAGYLELAAAEPDRFLVLPATDSIDDIAARIRDRVSALL
- a CDS encoding DNA polymerase III subunit delta' — encoded protein: MALWDDLTGQAEAIEVFRAAAAVAPGSGSAMAHSWLITGPPGSGRSNLAYAFATALLGHGDDDTATATQVTARSHPDLAVLSTERVVITIEEVRRLVASSQYSPSVGRYRVMVIEDADRMSERTSNVLLKALEEPPPRTVWILCAPSEADLIPTIRSRVRSVRLRVPSVAEVAALIRRRDGVDEATAERAAREAQSHIGMAHRLATNADARQRRERTLQLALGIRSVSDAVNAASTLLEVATEDARAITEERDAEERASALHSLGVEPGGTVPAALRSQLKNLEEDQKRRATRSLRDGLDRIAVDLLSLYRDVLLLQLGVESELVNASIRHDLEAAAAAATPAETLATMDAIQEARERIEVNVAPALALEAMLISAVRRGARR
- a CDS encoding alpha/beta hydrolase, which encodes MRARLALVLAVLVLAVGGCAALDPNPRSVSTPAPADVPAELEPFYTQVLEWEPCGSGFQCSNAEVPLDWADPAGDRIDLALLRRPAQNGDPQGSLLVNPGGPGASGVDFVRDSADYATGRPLQEAFDIVGFDPRGVGRSTPVECADEPEDLDEYLFAVPDAEPGTPDWYAESDELSADFGADCARYTGDLLAHVDTTSAARDLDVLRAVLGDEKLNYLGYSYGTSLGARYLELFPERAGRLVLDGALDPAASLVEVTASQAEGFEGALRAWLETCVDDPECVFHGDSVDEAAERIRSLLDRLAASPLRADDGRELGNVTMFTAIILPLYNRANWPALSELFTSVLDGDTGTALALADEYYGRGEDGVYLDNAAEAQLAVNCLDFPSTIDPVQREAEAQAILARAPVFGREMAYGMLSCARWPVPPTGERAPLDAPTAPGVIVVGTTGDPATPYAWAQALADQLPEGILVTFEGEGHTAYNKSNECVDSAVETFLVEGELPRADVTC
- a CDS encoding alpha/beta hydrolase, whose protein sequence is MPSLRRGRLALAAMLLLALSGCSLVDTLTGVDRSTPTGERVEAQYERYFEQVLEWRPCGEGAQCATAIAPLDWDSPSADTDIELALSRHKATGGSPQGSLFFNPGGPGASGADYVRDAPAQVVSADVRADFDLIGWDPRGVGSSSSVTCYTDPQDFDEFLFGIPDAERGTPEFEAETEAAAIDFAQACAENSGPVLQFVDTVSTVRDLDLLRALVGDERLNYLGYSYGTEIGARYADRFPDKVGRLVLDGVSDPSQSLFDVVLSQTKGFDRALRAYLGSCTSADCPFTGRPDADIASIAELYARLDAQPLPNADGRLLDAAVLDTAIASALYDEQYWPILSTAFSEVLEGEASTAFMLADAYYGRENGRYLDRFYESFIAISCLDYPVERDPAVLAEQNAQLRAITPLVVGLSDRPDPLCGNWRFPPRPDVRPMSAPDAAPILVVGTAGDPATPYESAVSVAEQLESAVLVSYNGTDHIAYDEGDPCVNSVVDAYLLGGAVPDGDPRCGF
- a CDS encoding TetR/AcrR family transcriptional regulator; protein product: MSEVGLRERKRLATRRAIQHAAITLTGEHGFDAVTVDDIARRADISPRTFFNYFSSKEDAFVGETPSLHDPDAVEEFVAARGDIVDDLVALLRRSLDASAEDHEIMHLRRPVMRRHPQLFARRMASMWKFEDELVSVLDRRLAGERPDLDAGERARRSRLVMLVVLAAVRHAWGLWADGDGQPSLQERLTESIVEIRELLAEGATRS
- a CDS encoding MFS transporter; amino-acid sequence: MRESLTDPNVDTVSTEVPVVPARWRRNVSLFLVGQTVSLFGSMIVQYAVMWYVTLETRSGLAVALYALAAFAPQGIVSIFGGVLADRMNRRVLIMVADGVIAGVTLVLALLMMNGVTDLWIILLAVGVRSVGAGVQTPAVQAIIPQIAPPDQLMRVNGIFQTVQSAMALLAPAAAAAVFAVWGLVPVFFIDVVTAVIGIGFLALVTVPTLAAIEGKTSGYFADLVEGWRYIGRHAIVRWLLVVFAIIFLLTVAPSFITPLMIVRNFGTEEWMLAALEIAFSVGMLLGGVLVATVLAKAGRMMLIVVSTFAFAILTVALGLSTDLWVFYGFMFAFGLAVPLFSTPFMTLLQETVDPDKHGRVFSYVGIVMALATPIGTVIFGPLADLWSVEAVLIGAGVLTVLVFIVALLLPSGRAAVAAAREAGARSAEGEVEPGSDAMAASDAEAPTGRADDAAAPPRIG